A window of the Bacillus sp. A301a_S52 genome harbors these coding sequences:
- a CDS encoding RimK family alpha-L-glutamate ligase, with product MSELKGWIVFNGHLKTAKFQEYVDWFVESCEKQRVPIEKMTNDELLVMTGEKGLIVSENKSAYLKPAFIHFADKDLHLARQLEKQGVRLFNRSSTIHICDNKSVMHGILNDRHLPMPKTIIAPMIYPGMSLQVKNYLKIVEERLGLPLIVKEAYGSFGEQVYWIETRNELEEIAHRLTGIDHLYQQPIFNSLGTDLRLNVVGDSVVAAMKRNSQSDFRANVTAGGTTHPYHPTKNECELAIAAAKAVGADFAGVDLLIGKDGPLICEVNSNPHLRSIYDCTGINVADHMIDYIKHTVTTH from the coding sequence ATGAGTGAATTAAAAGGATGGATTGTTTTTAATGGCCATCTAAAAACAGCAAAATTCCAAGAATACGTGGATTGGTTTGTTGAATCTTGTGAAAAACAGCGAGTCCCTATTGAAAAAATGACAAATGATGAACTTCTAGTCATGACAGGAGAAAAGGGCCTTATAGTATCTGAAAATAAGAGTGCTTATTTAAAACCCGCCTTCATTCACTTTGCCGATAAAGATCTCCATTTAGCAAGACAACTAGAAAAACAGGGTGTACGTCTTTTTAACCGCTCATCAACCATTCACATTTGTGATAACAAATCTGTCATGCACGGTATTTTAAATGACAGACACCTCCCTATGCCTAAAACGATCATCGCCCCCATGATCTATCCAGGTATGTCATTGCAGGTTAAAAATTATTTAAAAATAGTGGAAGAAAGGCTCGGCTTACCATTGATTGTTAAAGAAGCTTATGGTTCCTTTGGTGAACAAGTCTATTGGATCGAAACTCGCAATGAATTAGAAGAAATTGCGCATCGTCTCACAGGTATTGACCATCTCTATCAACAGCCCATTTTCAATAGTTTAGGCACAGACCTTCGCCTCAATGTGGTTGGCGACTCCGTAGTTGCAGCTATGAAGCGAAACTCACAGAGTGATTTTCGTGCTAATGTAACAGCTGGAGGCACCACACACCCTTATCATCCTACTAAAAACGAATGTGAATTGGCTATAGCAGCTGCTAAGGCAGTAGGTGCTGATTTTGCAGGTGTTGACCTTTTAATTGGAAAAGACGGGCCGCTTATATGTGAAGTAAACTCCAACCCACACCTGAGAAGCATTTACGACTGTACAGGTATTAATGTTGCAGATCATATGATAGATTATATTAAACATACTGTTACAACTCATTAA
- a CDS encoding response regulator transcription factor: MIKVLFADDHEMVRIGVSSYLSAQPDIDVIAEADDGTEAVALALELRPDIILMDLVMREMDGIEATRKITTEWPEAKIIIVTSFLDDEKVYPALEAGATSYMLKTSKASEIAKAIRATYSGQSILEPEVTGKIMSKMRQPSSPQLHEHLTERESEVLRLMTEGKNNQQIADELFIALKTVKVHVSNILSKLDVQDRTQAVIYAFNQKLYQK; the protein is encoded by the coding sequence ATGATTAAGGTCTTGTTTGCAGATGATCATGAGATGGTTAGAATTGGTGTCTCTTCTTATTTATCTGCTCAGCCTGACATTGATGTCATAGCAGAAGCTGACGATGGGACAGAGGCGGTAGCATTAGCGTTAGAGTTAAGGCCTGATATCATTTTAATGGATCTCGTTATGCGTGAAATGGATGGGATTGAAGCAACGAGAAAAATTACCACTGAATGGCCTGAAGCTAAAATTATCATCGTCACGAGTTTCCTTGATGATGAAAAGGTATATCCAGCCCTAGAAGCTGGTGCTACGAGCTATATGCTAAAAACGTCAAAAGCAAGTGAGATTGCAAAAGCGATCAGAGCTACCTATAGTGGTCAATCCATTTTGGAACCTGAAGTAACTGGAAAAATTATGTCTAAAATGCGGCAACCGTCATCCCCTCAGCTTCATGAACACTTAACTGAAAGAGAAAGTGAAGTCCTCCGTTTAATGACTGAAGGGAAGAATAATCAGCAAATTGCTGACGAATTATTTATTGCCTTAAAGACAGTGAAAGTTCATGTTAGTAACATTTTAAGTAAGCTAGACGTGCAGGATCGTACCCAAGCAGTTATATACGCCTTTAATCAAAAATTATACCAAAAGTAA
- a CDS encoding sensor histidine kinase: MSSLIRQILLAILITSLFSCLILAATFTVFPLMKWSDLWQSRIYNVPYIYFILMLTVVIGTVIGALSRLVSRKKVMVISQSLEDLIKGRKLSMEENEGSSGLGPVQKQLKYIEEKMAKQAEVAQKLATERANDREKSLQEVVVQERNRLARELHDSVSQQLFAASMMMATINETNPPSDEGMKKQLTMVEKMIDQSQLEMRALLLHLRPAALKDKSLKEGIEDLLAELKEKVPLKIEVKLEELSVDKGVEDHLFRILQESVSNTLRHAKAAKLDVILIERDQTVILRISDDGKGFNVQEVQSHGSYGLQNMHERAVEVGGELKVVSVENEGTKLEVKVPTLKKGGGMDD, encoded by the coding sequence ATGAGTAGTCTCATTCGGCAAATATTACTCGCTATTCTTATAACAAGCTTATTTTCATGTCTCATACTAGCTGCTACGTTTACTGTGTTTCCGCTGATGAAGTGGTCTGATTTATGGCAAAGCCGGATCTATAATGTACCATACATTTACTTTATTCTTATGTTAACAGTAGTAATAGGAACGGTGATTGGGGCTTTATCGAGGCTAGTCAGCCGGAAAAAAGTGATGGTCATTAGTCAATCGTTAGAGGATTTAATTAAAGGTAGAAAATTATCAATGGAAGAAAATGAAGGAAGCTCTGGCTTGGGCCCTGTTCAAAAACAATTAAAATATATTGAAGAAAAAATGGCAAAGCAGGCAGAAGTAGCTCAAAAATTAGCAACTGAGAGAGCAAATGATCGTGAAAAAAGTCTTCAAGAAGTGGTTGTTCAAGAACGAAACCGACTGGCACGTGAGTTACATGATTCTGTAAGTCAGCAGTTGTTTGCTGCATCCATGATGATGGCCACGATTAATGAGACGAATCCTCCGTCAGATGAGGGGATGAAAAAGCAACTCACTATGGTAGAGAAGATGATAGATCAGTCTCAACTGGAAATGCGAGCCTTGCTTTTACACTTGCGCCCTGCTGCGTTAAAGGACAAGTCTCTTAAAGAAGGTATTGAGGACTTACTGGCTGAATTAAAGGAAAAAGTTCCTCTCAAAATTGAAGTTAAACTGGAAGAACTGTCAGTTGATAAAGGGGTGGAAGATCATTTATTCAGAATTTTACAGGAATCTGTGTCAAACACTCTGAGACATGCTAAAGCAGCAAAGCTTGACGTTATTCTTATTGAACGTGACCAAACAGTTATTTTGCGAATATCTGATGATGGGAAAGGGTTTAATGTACAGGAAGTGCAGAGTCATGGTTCGTATGGCTTGCAAAATATGCATGAGCGGGCCGTTGAAGTAGGGGGAGAGTTAAAAGTTGTTAGTGTAGAAAATGAAGGGACAAAGTTGGAAGTGAAAGTACCAACATTAAAAAAGGGTGGTGGAATGGATGATTAA
- a CDS encoding cell wall-active antibiotics response protein: MLKRIPTRSMNWILMITLAILFFELMFFGGGLFFSALFLGFLTFLGWKNYRTFLGKVLFWIGIVSLVLNILTMYSVRFLFIGLLVLFFREYRRSSHDPDYIKPRMTEAHREKGEIVTSKPLFQHRFLGDEQTEDMPYQWRDINIHGGIGDRIIDLSNTVIQDDAIISIRHLFGNIKIYVPYEIEVSVHHSTMFGNVSIFHKVNKKMLNETMIYETENFQQVKPGVKIVTSVFSGDVEVRRI; the protein is encoded by the coding sequence ATGTTAAAAAGAATTCCAACACGCTCAATGAATTGGATTCTTATGATAACGTTGGCGATCCTCTTTTTCGAATTAATGTTCTTCGGCGGAGGGCTCTTTTTCAGTGCTCTATTTCTAGGTTTTTTGACGTTTTTAGGATGGAAAAACTACAGAACGTTTCTTGGGAAAGTCCTGTTTTGGATAGGGATAGTAAGCCTTGTCTTAAATATTTTAACGATGTACTCTGTCCGGTTTTTATTTATCGGATTACTCGTACTATTCTTTCGAGAATATCGACGATCTAGCCATGACCCTGATTATATAAAACCAAGAATGACGGAAGCTCATCGAGAAAAAGGGGAAATTGTCACATCTAAACCATTATTTCAACATCGATTTCTTGGAGATGAGCAGACCGAGGACATGCCTTACCAATGGAGAGATATAAATATCCATGGAGGCATCGGTGATCGAATTATAGATTTAAGTAATACTGTCATACAAGATGACGCTATTATATCCATTAGACACCTCTTTGGTAATATAAAAATTTATGTTCCTTACGAGATAGAGGTCTCTGTTCATCACAGCACCATGTTTGGCAATGTGTCCATTTTTCATAAAGTAAATAAAAAGATGTTAAATGAAACGATGATATATGAAACAGAGAATTTTCAACAAGTCAAGCCAGGGGTAAAAATTGTGACGTCCGTTTTTTCAGGTGATGTTGAGGTGAGACGAATATGA
- a CDS encoding PspA/IM30 family protein, translating into MSNILTRIFDSIESDIHSLLDRKEEKNPIQALNHYLRQSEKETEKVRHLIERQCRLKEEFTLERKEADDMADKRKHQAEIAEKAGEKELAAFALNEYEEYAARAERLTLNEVESMKQLESLEKRYEEMQHKLKDMRLKRMELMGKENVARARYEMKKLTGSSADKSYLKFSEMERYIENLESKVTNDYNHHTLDSKIARLEKEMADNKNKDEMNEKVI; encoded by the coding sequence ATGTCAAATATTTTAACAAGAATTTTTGATAGTATTGAGAGTGACATTCATTCATTGTTAGATAGGAAAGAGGAAAAGAATCCAATTCAAGCATTAAATCACTACTTACGACAAAGTGAGAAAGAGACAGAGAAAGTGAGACACCTCATTGAACGTCAGTGCCGATTAAAAGAAGAATTCACGTTGGAACGTAAAGAGGCTGACGATATGGCTGATAAACGAAAGCATCAAGCAGAAATTGCTGAGAAAGCTGGAGAGAAAGAGCTAGCTGCATTTGCTCTAAACGAATATGAAGAATATGCTGCTAGGGCAGAACGTCTGACGTTAAATGAAGTCGAATCGATGAAGCAACTAGAGTCATTAGAAAAACGATATGAAGAGATGCAACATAAATTAAAGGATATGCGCTTAAAGCGTATGGAGTTAATGGGCAAAGAAAATGTAGCTCGAGCTAGATATGAAATGAAAAAACTAACAGGTTCATCGGCTGATAAGTCATATCTAAAATTTTCTGAGATGGAACGTTATATTGAAAACTTGGAGTCCAAAGTGACGAATGACTATAACCATCACACATTAGATAGCAAAATTGCCCGTTTAGAAAAAGAGATGGCTGATAACAAAAACAAAGACGAGATGAATGAAAAAGTGATATGA
- a CDS encoding flagellar basal body rod protein — protein MKTFLLFIAAIIALGIFLVNIGPLIMFAVGAFLLYIIFKKFVKAQSTGARVMWIVLGLIVLSMTISNIFGLIGLVALYVLYQLFKKDKDPDNSVNHDDPFTNFENQWVNITKS, from the coding sequence ATGAAAACTTTCTTATTATTTATTGCGGCAATTATTGCTCTAGGTATTTTCTTAGTTAATATAGGGCCGTTAATTATGTTTGCTGTTGGTGCTTTTCTACTCTATATTATCTTTAAAAAATTTGTAAAAGCACAATCAACTGGAGCGAGAGTTATGTGGATAGTTCTTGGGCTCATCGTTTTGAGTATGACGATATCGAATATTTTTGGCTTAATAGGGCTCGTTGCATTGTATGTACTGTATCAGTTATTTAAAAAGGATAAAGACCCTGACAACTCTGTAAATCATGATGATCCATTTACAAACTTTGAGAACCAATGGGTTAATATAACTAAATCTTGA
- a CDS encoding aminotransferase class IV, producing MAEIAFYKDSFIAIDAEVVPIQERAHQFGDGIYEVIRVYNGKPFYLEAHLERLGNSAAAIQLSLPYTLDEIADICYEAIARSAIDEAEIYLQISRGIHSRQHHFPEPPSSVLALTVKEARFVSFEKRTEGFRVLTTEDDRWKNCYIKSLNLLPNVLAKQKAKDQGCDEAIYHENGTVKEGSSSNIFVIKNGLMFTYPALKGILHGVTRKIVLNLAGKLDIETKEEPFSLDFLYEADEVFLSSTSLEIMPVKQVDHQLLPTERPIITNLQEHFQKLK from the coding sequence ATGGCAGAAATTGCGTTTTATAAAGACTCATTTATTGCTATTGATGCTGAAGTTGTGCCAATTCAAGAGAGGGCTCATCAATTTGGCGATGGTATATATGAAGTTATTCGTGTTTATAACGGAAAACCATTTTATTTAGAAGCTCATTTAGAACGTCTTGGAAACAGTGCTGCGGCTATTCAGCTCAGTTTACCATATACATTAGATGAAATCGCTGATATTTGTTATGAAGCAATAGCACGATCAGCCATTGATGAAGCAGAAATATATCTTCAAATTAGCCGCGGTATTCATAGCAGGCAACATCATTTTCCTGAACCACCCTCTTCAGTCTTGGCTCTAACAGTAAAAGAAGCTAGGTTTGTTTCCTTTGAAAAGAGAACGGAAGGGTTTCGTGTACTAACGACAGAAGATGATAGATGGAAAAATTGTTACATTAAATCATTGAACCTCCTGCCAAATGTTCTCGCTAAACAAAAAGCAAAGGACCAGGGATGTGATGAAGCAATTTATCATGAGAATGGGACGGTTAAGGAAGGGTCGAGTAGTAACATTTTTGTGATAAAAAATGGTTTAATGTTTACGTATCCGGCTTTAAAGGGAATTCTCCATGGCGTCACACGGAAAATTGTCCTCAATCTTGCTGGGAAGTTAGATATTGAAACAAAGGAAGAACCTTTCAGTCTCGACTTTTTATATGAAGCAGATGAAGTATTTTTGTCGAGTACAAGTTTAGAAATAATGCCTGTAAAACAGGTGGATCATCAGTTATTACCTACAGAGCGCCCTATAATAACAAATCTACAAGAGCATTTTCAAAAATTAAAATAA
- a CDS encoding valine--tRNA ligase yields MSEKLNTTMPTKYDPQATEAKWYPYWVNGKFFEATGDETKQPYTIVIPPPNVTGKLHLGHAWDTTLQDILIRVKRMQGYDALWLPGMDHAGIATQAKVEGKLREQGLSRHDLGREKFLEKSWEWKEEYADFIREQWAKLGLSLDYSRERFTLDDGLSEAVREVFVRLYEEGLIYRGEYIINWDPQTKTALSDIEVIYKDVQGAFYHMKYPLADGEGYIEVATTRPETMLGDTAVAVHPNDERYRHLIGKKAILPIIGREIEIVADDYVDMDFGSGAVKITPAHDPNDFEIGNRHNLERILVMDESGTMNENAGKYKGLDRFECRKQIVKDLQHEGILFKIEEHTHSVGHSERSDAVVEPYLSTQWFVKMGPLAEEAIKLQQKEGKVNFVPERFEKTYMHWIENIRDWCISRQLWWGHRIPAWFHKETGEIYVGRKEPEDIENWQQDEDVLDTWFSSALWPFSTMGWPDSEAADYKRYYSTDALVTGYDIIYFWVARMIFQGQHFTGQRPFKDVLIHGLVRDAEGRKMSKSLGNGVDPMDVIDKYGADALRFFLSTGSSPGNDLRFYWEKVEANWNFGNKIWNASRFALMNMDGLKYEDIDLTGKKSIADQWILTKLQMTIEHVTKFIDTYEFGEVGRALYNFIWDDFCDWYIEMAKLPLNGEDEEAKQTTRSVLAYVLDQTMRLLHPFMPFITEEVWQHLPHEGESITVAPWPVKDETLMNQQGMKDMQLLQDIIRSIRNTRSELNVPMSKEITLYIKADSEEVLKQLERGKAYIDRFCNPSQLKLATDMIAPEKSMSSVLSGVELYMPLADLLDLDAEITRLNNELKRLDGEVIRVQKKLANEGFISKAPEKVVAEEREKEKDYVEQREKVQLRLNELKS; encoded by the coding sequence ATGTCAGAAAAACTTAATACGACGATGCCGACGAAATACGATCCACAGGCAACAGAGGCTAAATGGTACCCATACTGGGTTAATGGGAAATTTTTTGAAGCAACAGGAGATGAGACAAAACAACCCTATACGATTGTGATTCCACCGCCGAACGTGACTGGAAAACTTCATTTAGGACATGCGTGGGATACAACACTGCAGGACATTTTAATTCGTGTGAAACGTATGCAAGGCTATGATGCACTTTGGCTTCCAGGAATGGATCATGCCGGAATTGCCACCCAAGCTAAGGTAGAAGGGAAGCTAAGAGAACAAGGGCTATCTCGACATGACCTCGGGCGTGAAAAATTCCTAGAAAAATCATGGGAATGGAAAGAAGAGTATGCGGATTTTATTAGAGAACAATGGGCTAAGCTTGGTCTTTCTCTCGATTATTCCCGTGAACGATTTACGTTAGATGATGGTTTATCAGAAGCTGTTCGTGAAGTGTTCGTTCGCTTGTATGAAGAAGGGCTTATCTATCGAGGAGAGTATATCATTAACTGGGATCCTCAAACGAAAACAGCCTTATCTGATATTGAAGTCATTTATAAGGATGTTCAAGGGGCATTTTATCATATGAAATATCCATTAGCAGACGGAGAGGGTTATATTGAGGTGGCGACCACAAGACCTGAAACGATGCTAGGAGATACCGCTGTTGCTGTCCATCCTAATGATGAAAGATATCGTCACTTAATTGGCAAAAAAGCCATTTTACCTATCATTGGGCGTGAAATAGAGATTGTGGCAGATGATTATGTAGATATGGATTTTGGCTCAGGAGCAGTTAAAATTACACCTGCCCACGATCCAAATGACTTTGAAATCGGAAATCGCCATAATTTAGAACGGATCTTGGTGATGGATGAATCAGGAACAATGAATGAGAATGCAGGAAAGTATAAAGGGCTTGATCGTTTTGAATGCCGTAAACAAATAGTAAAAGACCTTCAACACGAGGGAATACTATTTAAAATTGAAGAACATACTCATAGTGTTGGACACTCTGAACGAAGTGATGCTGTTGTAGAACCTTATTTGTCTACTCAATGGTTTGTTAAGATGGGACCTTTAGCTGAAGAAGCTATTAAACTTCAGCAGAAAGAGGGAAAAGTCAACTTTGTTCCGGAGAGATTTGAAAAAACCTACATGCATTGGATCGAAAATATTAGAGATTGGTGTATCTCAAGACAACTGTGGTGGGGACATCGTATCCCAGCTTGGTTTCATAAAGAAACAGGCGAAATTTATGTAGGACGGAAAGAACCAGAGGACATCGAAAATTGGCAGCAAGACGAAGATGTACTTGATACGTGGTTCAGCTCTGCCTTATGGCCTTTTTCTACCATGGGGTGGCCGGATTCTGAAGCAGCTGACTACAAGCGATATTATTCAACGGACGCCCTTGTTACAGGCTACGACATTATTTATTTTTGGGTAGCACGCATGATTTTTCAAGGGCAGCATTTTACAGGTCAACGTCCGTTCAAAGACGTCTTGATCCATGGTCTTGTCAGGGATGCGGAAGGGCGAAAAATGAGCAAGTCACTAGGAAATGGTGTCGATCCTATGGACGTCATTGATAAGTATGGTGCTGATGCTCTTAGGTTTTTCTTAAGTACAGGAAGCTCGCCTGGAAACGATTTACGATTTTACTGGGAAAAAGTAGAGGCTAACTGGAACTTCGGAAACAAAATTTGGAATGCCTCACGTTTTGCTCTGATGAATATGGATGGACTAAAATATGAGGATATTGATTTAACGGGTAAAAAATCGATTGCTGATCAATGGATATTAACAAAGCTGCAGATGACAATCGAACATGTGACAAAATTTATTGACACTTACGAATTTGGGGAAGTTGGACGAGCTCTCTATAATTTCATTTGGGATGATTTTTGTGACTGGTATATAGAAATGGCCAAATTACCATTGAATGGTGAAGATGAAGAAGCTAAACAGACGACTCGCTCCGTATTAGCTTATGTACTTGACCAAACGATGCGTTTGCTTCACCCATTTATGCCATTCATTACGGAAGAGGTGTGGCAACACTTACCACATGAAGGAGAATCCATCACTGTGGCACCGTGGCCAGTAAAAGACGAAACTTTAATGAATCAACAAGGGATGAAGGATATGCAGCTCCTTCAAGACATTATTCGTTCAATTAGAAATACTCGATCAGAACTAAATGTCCCTATGAGTAAAGAAATCACACTCTACATTAAGGCCGATTCTGAGGAAGTTTTGAAGCAACTTGAACGTGGAAAAGCTTATATTGATCGATTCTGTAACCCATCACAGTTAAAGTTAGCCACGGACATGATAGCTCCTGAAAAATCAATGAGTTCTGTCCTTTCCGGCGTTGAGCTTTATATGCCTTTGGCAGATCTATTGGATTTAGATGCGGAAATCACCCGTCTAAATAACGAATTAAAGCGACTTGATGGTGAAGTGATCCGTGTGCAAAAAAAGCTTGCTAATGAAGGATTTATTAGTAAAGCTCCTGAAAAAGTGGTTGCTGAAGAAAGAGAGAAAGAAAAAGATTACGTGGAGCAACGAGAAAAAGTGCAATTGAGACTGAACGAATTAAAAAGTTAA
- the ysxE gene encoding spore coat protein YsxE, which yields MNKNESQLMKTMGPVLFHYDLQPTHITSQGSVHKLITHYGVFALKRTAMTQEQAEWFVHVMRKLERIDFPFFVPVLPTKYGDYTVFDGQFIYYLMPWYEDHHTFRHGSDPEEALLEELAKLHGLTERSRDTETQSLEKSFQQLKERWDLRKLEMEKYIDDMEKHTYYSPFELTLLTHFERTKQVATEAEKYLERWLETAKDKKHQRSVLCHGRPNRSHACFDEYGTAYFINFERAVQDTPARDTALLFRHLFQVRPWDEHDGKHWLSIYEKHFAFFDDEKYLFMSYLLFPENIYQMVDHFKSPSRQKSEMHLVMQLERRLLTMKRIFRFVNSISKPS from the coding sequence ATGAATAAGAATGAGTCGCAACTTATGAAAACAATGGGGCCTGTTTTGTTTCACTATGATTTACAGCCTACTCACATCACATCTCAAGGCAGTGTTCATAAACTGATTACTCATTATGGAGTATTCGCCTTAAAAAGGACAGCGATGACACAAGAGCAGGCAGAATGGTTTGTACATGTTATGCGTAAGTTGGAAAGAATCGATTTTCCTTTTTTTGTACCTGTTTTACCGACCAAATATGGTGACTATACTGTATTTGACGGTCAATTTATCTATTATTTAATGCCATGGTACGAAGATCATCACACGTTTCGGCATGGCTCCGACCCTGAAGAAGCGTTACTGGAAGAACTAGCAAAGCTTCATGGTTTAACAGAGAGATCAAGGGACACAGAAACACAATCTTTAGAGAAATCGTTTCAGCAACTGAAGGAAAGATGGGACTTACGAAAACTAGAAATGGAAAAATATATAGATGACATGGAAAAGCATACGTACTATTCCCCTTTTGAACTTACGCTATTAACACATTTCGAACGAACGAAGCAAGTGGCCACTGAGGCTGAGAAGTATTTGGAGAGGTGGCTTGAGACTGCAAAGGATAAAAAACATCAACGAAGTGTCCTATGTCATGGACGACCAAATCGTTCTCATGCTTGTTTTGATGAATATGGAACAGCATACTTCATTAATTTTGAAAGAGCCGTACAAGATACACCTGCCAGGGACACCGCCTTACTATTTCGCCACCTTTTTCAAGTTCGTCCTTGGGATGAGCACGATGGGAAACATTGGCTTAGCATATATGAAAAGCATTTTGCGTTTTTTGATGATGAAAAATATTTGTTTATGAGCTATTTACTTTTTCCAGAAAACATTTATCAAATGGTAGACCATTTTAAATCACCTTCAAGGCAAAAGTCTGAAATGCACCTCGTCATGCAACTAGAAAGACGTTTACTCACGATGAAACGCATTTTTCGATTTGTTAACTCGATATCTAAGCCGTCTTAA
- the spoVID gene encoding stage VI sporulation protein D codes for MTNEGTSSLSFSMKEGIWLERGYEADGLMSLELEPDISISENGEEVSVQGVLNLTGEYRVTKEADSNNSRTESEDLNSMPFRSVEEISFSDEGTGHMHHQFPLDITIPKERIKDLSELAVKVDTFDYHIPERGFLEISAELSIEGVRSEEEAPTEEVETEEILDERSFSFEQVDAEPSNDENEHDVNDEDRKVMEEETSDVENERDYSNENDEEEANESPHYTLKATSPKTESNQQKEETIDLEKAEPDSVIRASEEQSSSNSKEAFESDITTSRDDVTENQQGNEILEDQELEKYEVHEKTDVVGRDEVEESEKENALYLTKMLAGDEEAYSKLRMCIVQSGESLETIADRYRIQPSQLIRMNRLKGEDVSEGQILYIPVKQSSSLE; via the coding sequence TTGACAAATGAAGGAACGTCATCGCTGTCTTTTTCCATGAAAGAAGGAATTTGGCTTGAGCGAGGGTATGAAGCAGACGGACTCATGTCATTGGAGCTTGAACCGGATATATCAATAAGTGAAAATGGAGAAGAAGTAAGTGTTCAAGGGGTTCTTAACTTGACTGGTGAGTACAGAGTGACAAAAGAGGCCGATAGTAATAATTCTCGTACTGAGAGTGAAGATCTCAATAGCATGCCTTTTCGATCTGTAGAAGAGATTTCTTTTTCAGACGAAGGAACAGGGCACATGCATCATCAGTTTCCACTAGATATCACGATTCCAAAAGAACGGATTAAGGACTTATCAGAATTGGCCGTGAAAGTAGATACATTTGATTATCATATACCTGAGCGTGGTTTTTTAGAAATCAGTGCGGAGCTTTCAATTGAAGGTGTCAGATCGGAGGAAGAAGCTCCTACTGAAGAGGTGGAAACAGAAGAAATTCTTGATGAGCGATCTTTTTCATTTGAACAGGTGGATGCTGAGCCATCAAATGATGAGAATGAACACGACGTTAACGATGAAGATAGGAAAGTGATGGAGGAAGAAACTAGTGATGTTGAAAATGAGCGAGACTATTCAAATGAAAATGATGAAGAAGAAGCAAATGAGTCTCCACACTACACATTAAAAGCAACTTCACCAAAAACAGAAAGTAATCAACAGAAAGAAGAAACAATTGATTTAGAAAAAGCAGAACCAGATAGCGTCATACGAGCGAGTGAAGAACAGTCTTCTTCTAATTCTAAAGAAGCATTTGAAAGTGATATTACTACTTCTCGTGATGACGTTACCGAGAATCAACAGGGGAATGAGATATTAGAGGACCAAGAGCTTGAAAAGTATGAAGTGCATGAAAAGACCGACGTAGTCGGTAGAGATGAAGTAGAAGAATCCGAAAAAGAAAATGCCCTTTATTTAACGAAAATGCTAGCAGGAGATGAGGAAGCCTATTCGAAGTTGAGGATGTGTATTGTTCAAAGTGGTGAATCTTTGGAAACGATAGCAGACCGTTACAGAATACAGCCTAGCCAGTTAATAAGAATGAACCGCTTAAAAGGTGAAGATGTTAGTGAGGGGCAAATTCTATACATTCCTGTAAAGCAATCATCCTCATTAGAATAG
- a CDS encoding NUDIX domain-containing protein, which translates to MSYYEMLRAYVGKETLILPGAAVIINQGDKVLLQKRQEGEWGLPGGLMEVGESFEETAQREVKEETGLLVELEHLHKYDTYSGKEYYVEAPNGDPYFAVTVLFYTSNFIGDLSFEDEETLDLQFFSFLSLPNKVRPSHKRFLNLFYDSHMK; encoded by the coding sequence ATGAGTTATTATGAGATGTTACGAGCATATGTAGGTAAAGAGACACTGATTTTACCAGGAGCTGCAGTAATTATAAATCAAGGAGATAAAGTATTGTTGCAAAAACGGCAAGAAGGGGAATGGGGACTTCCTGGTGGTTTGATGGAAGTAGGAGAAAGCTTCGAAGAGACAGCTCAGAGAGAAGTCAAGGAAGAAACAGGATTACTAGTCGAACTAGAGCATTTACATAAGTATGATACCTATTCTGGAAAGGAGTATTATGTGGAAGCTCCGAATGGTGATCCATATTTTGCTGTGACAGTCCTCTTTTATACGTCGAACTTTATCGGAGATTTATCCTTTGAAGATGAGGAGACGTTAGATTTGCAATTCTTTTCGTTTTTATCACTCCCTAATAAAGTAAGACCTTCCCATAAAAGATTTTTAAATTTATTTTATGATAGCCACATGAAGTAG